aagataacatgaaaaataagagGTTGACGATAAAGGTTAACGTGTTAGGcgtgtggactatttttgaagattatccttatgatgttttgggatgaaaataatatggtaagtataagtatgatgttatatAAGTTGTAGGAAGATTCATgaaaatatatgcatatatataattaatatggATTAATATTAAGTTGCATATATAATATTAATTAGTTAGTTCTATAATCTAATTTAGAATTGGATTAGAAAGTAACATGTGGCTTTCATGAAACCCATTTGAAATGGGATTAAGTTTTCCTACAAGAAAATACAAATCCAATTATGAATTGGATTAGCAATTGAAAGTCCATAAGGACTAACCACGGCCGGCCGGCAATCCTTTTAATTGGTATTGAATTTTTCCTACGAAAATTGAAGGTAAAGTTTAATTATGGAATTAAACTTTTATCCTACGTAAATCATTACCTCAACCAAATAGGAAAAGGGTTTATAGGTGATGCAATATAAAGGGTGATGAAAAACAAATTTGGAGGACCAAGTCTTAAGAAGAAAACCCACTTTGTGAAAGTGAGAGTGCAATACAAAGCcaagagagaaaatacaattacaagaaaagtgtttcttgttcttctatctTTGAGTtgggatttttgagaaaaatttcaatacaatatttcattcaatttgttcacgggttttatttatcaaaaagttgatagcaaggatcgctctcggtgtggatacgcatagagtcttcgcactatcgaagaatTTTGAATcgagactctcttcaccaggtacgtcttagatccaatctttgacatgtaaataaaatttaaatatgaaaagatctgcctaggattgttattgtctcCCGTTGCGTGTTATGAACATCTATATTCAATCCtacagtggtatcagagccgtGGTTTATtgtgtctaaaatttatttacgaaatattttaagattatatttcAAACCATAATACATGTGTCTTGTGCAATAGTCAAATTGTTTGAATGCATAtggattgatattattttattgtgaataaaatatgtattcATATAAGTTAAACTATTGAGATAGTTCATAACTTAAATTTAAAATTCTGTATAAGATACGACGGTAATCTATAATAGGTTATTGGATTCTACtgatattttaattgttattagttcatgagatgttaattaataataatattctgGCATGAATTATTTTTATGTGATATATGTGATATATAGGATAAACATGTTAGAAGAATATTGAATTTCATTTTTATATCACGTGCTTGTTCATTACATAATTTTGAATTGTTTATTACATGTGATGTAAATTAATTTAGGACCAAGGATGTAGACAACTTGAACTAAATTCATGTGCTATAAAAGATTTGATCATCTTGTTATTAGAAGTTGTTTTAATAATAATTCCCTCATACTAAAATTTGAgttcttaaataataaaatataagatatttcattgtaaagctatccatcaaaataaataattttatttatttcttgtttataagGAACAGCCTGACAACTAGGAGACTTATAGTTCgagaatatgttaaaattatttattgcattagaTGCATGGATTGAAAGAATTATTCAATTTTACACTAGACACGTGGACTACCCGGAGagaataaaatttaataagttcttTGTTATCATGATGGTTGAACTCAACTATGCCAATATGATCGACCTGACTACCATGGGACTATTTGACATAGAGCTATTTAAGGAAATTGTATGGAGATACAATTAGTAAGAGTACATATCTTTAAAATAAATGTGGGAAATGACTTGACCTCCAAGAGGCTCATACATATTGTTAAgggattcctttactccactaATAGAAATAAAGATTTCTTAAACTATAatgagggtaaatagtttaaaataattagtgaaaatatcatttagataaaagtccatgtctttatgatatatgtaaatatgttcttatattattgccttttcttttctatattttaAATTTCTCAATATGTCTGTTATATCACTGCGTGAAATACTTGAGGCCAACAAGTTGGTGGGACCAATCTTTGATGATTGGTATAGAAATTTGAGAATTATTCTCATGCATGAAAAGCTCATTGATGTGATCGATAATCCTGCAAAGATAATCCCACAAGAGAATGATGTTCAAGGCACCAAAGTTTATCAGAAACACTTGGAAGAATGCCTTGCTATTAAACGCATCATTCTCGTTTCTATGAGTTCTGAACTCCAGAGGAAACATCAGAATATGAATCCAACTGCAAttattgaatatcttaagaagatGATTGATACACAGTTAGACATTGAAAACTCTCCAGTTTGACCCCATGTCAATCATGTGATTGTTCGTACCGAAGAACATGAGAAGTTGGGGTACAAGCTTGGTAAAGAGCTTTATGAAGATTTGATCTTGCAGTCAGTATATGATGCTGAATGTTTTCATTGTAAGAAGGAAGGGCATTGGAAGAGAAACTGCAAGGAGTATCTTGCAACTCTAAAGGACAAGAAACAAGGTGAgacattaatgaaaaatattttcaaggttTCTTTAGCTACTACTAATTCTTCACTGTGGGTATTAGATACTGGGAGTGGTTATAACATCTGTAATAAGTTGTAAGGGTTCAAGATAAGTAGGAGACTAAAGAAAGGAGAAGTTAATCTACAAGTTGCAAATGGTGTAAAAGTTACAGCTATAGCTATAGGATtaatttctttaataatgcctTCGGGCAAAGTACTTATGCTGGATGATTGTTATTATGTTCCTAAATTTGTTTTGAACATAATTTCAGCTTCTATTGGACAAGCGTGGGTTTCGCATTAACATAGACAATGGTATTTGCTCTATTCATTATGCGAATGATTTATATGTGAATGACTATTTCCAACATGATATTTATATCTTACCTAATGTGAATGCAAATTCGATTATGCATGTTTCTAGTCTTAATAGAAAATAGATGACCAAGTAAATCATACATACATTTGGCTTTGTAGGCTTGGTCACATTGGAgagaaaagaattaacaagttATACAAGGATAGGTACCTTGACaagtatgattttgaatcatatccaaCTTGTGAATCTTGTCTCAAAGGAAAAATGACTGAATCTCTGTTTATTGGAAGTGGAGAAAGAGCTTTTGAATTATTGGGACTAATTCATACAGGTGTTTGTGGGCCCATGAAAATTCAAGCTAGAGGTAGATATTATTACTTCATCACCTTCACTAATGATATGTCAAGATATGAATTTGTGTATCTTATGAAACACAAATCTGAAtcttttgaaatgttcaaaaggtTTCATAGTGAAGTTGAGAAACAGATTGGTCAAAGTATCAAAGTACTAAGGTCTGATAGAGGTGTAGAATATCTTAGTAAAGATTTTACTAGGTATCTCAAAGAGTATGTGATTCTCTCATAGTTGACACCTTCAGGAACACCACAACACAATGATGTGTCTGAAAGAAAGAATCGAACCTTATTAGATATGGTGAGATCTATGATGGGGTTCACTGATCTTCCAATAAATTTATGGAGATATGCTTTAGAAGCCGCAATATACTTAATAAAGTTCCCACTAAGTCAATCTCTACAACACCATATGAGATGTGGAAAGGACGTAAGTCTAACTTTAAACATATTAAAGTTTGGGATTGTCCAGCTTGTGTTAAGAGACTGCAGTCTAATAAACTTGACTCAAGATCTGATAAGTGTAGGTTCTTTGGGTATCCCAAAGAAATAATGGTATTATTTATATCACCCTTCTGACCATAAAGTGTTTGTGGTTAGAGGAGCAACctttttggaaagaaaatttcttTTGGAAGGAAATTATAGTGGAGAAATAGAACTTAATGAAGTTCAAGAAACTAATGAATCAACACAAAATTAAAATCATGAGACACAAGTTGAAGAACCTTTATTGGATGTTTTGAAGTTGACAAGTAAGTTTCCATCTTAAACGGTTGAAGTTCAAGAACTAAATATAGTTCAAGAACAGGTTAATGAACCagttccaaaccaaattgaacaacAACCTAATCCAACACAAAGTGAGCAAGTTGTACAAAAACCTCTTAGAAGGCCTACACGAGAACGTCATGTACCAACTAGATTAAGTCTAATGGAACAAGATGATTTATCAAATGAGGTTGATCGTAATGATGATGACCCTAAGACCTATGAAGAGGCGACACAAGGTTCTAACAATGAAatatggcaaatggatgtgaaaacGACTTTCCTTAATGGTGAGCTAGAAGAGGATGTGTACATGACACAACCTCACATCTCCGCCTGATCATAATAAGATTTGCAAGCTACAAAAATCCATTTATAGACTAAAGCAAGCTTCTCTAAATTGGAATATTCgctttaacaagacaattgaaaagttcaattttgttagATGCAAAGAAGAGCCTTGTGTGTACAAAAGGGTTAGTAGGAGCATAATTATATTCTTAGtactatatgttgatgatatattacTCATAGGGAATGATATACCGTCATAGCAAAGTATCAAGATTTGGCTATTTGAATAGTTctccatgaaagacttgggagaagcAACTTATATATTGGGAATAAAGATCTATAGAGATAGATCGAGGAAGTTGCTTGGACTTTACCAGTCTTTTTATATTGATACCATCTTAAAGAGGTATAATATGGATAATTCCAAAAGAGGCTATCTACCAATAGGCACTAGAATTACTCTCAGTATGGAGGATTGTCCTAAAATACGTTAAGAGAGAGAACGCACCCATATGCTAGTGTAGTGGGAGTTATCATGTATACCATGACATGTACACGTCCTGATGTGGATTATGCATTAGGAGTAACTAGCCGATATCAGGCAAATCCTGACGAGGAACATTGGAAGGTGGTGAAGaccattcttaagtacttaagaagaaCTAAAGACCAATTCCTCATTTATGGAGATTCTGAGTTGAAACTTGAAGAGTATACTGATGCAAGTTTCTATTCAGATAGAGATGATAGCAAATCTATTTCTGGTTATGTATTCACCTTAAATGGTGGTGCAGTGAGTTGGAAAAGTTCCAAACAAGCTGCCGTAGCTGATTTAGTGACTAGAGCATAATATATAGCAGCTAATGAAGCTGCTAAGCAAGCTGTATGGATGAAAAAGTTCTTAAGTGAACTAGTGTGGTTCCTTCAATAGAAGGTGCAGTTCCATTGTTGTGTGACAATACTGGAGCCATTGCTCAAACAAAAGAACTAAGATCACACCTCAAATCCAAACACATTTTGCGAAGGTATCACTTGATAAGAGAAATCAATGAACGTGGAGACGTCGTGATTAAAAGATTGATGGAAAGAAAAATGTTGCAGACTCATTCACTAAAGTTCTTGGCACAAAAGAGTTTGACAATAACAAGTGGAAATTGGGAATGAAGTACAAGAGCGATTGGCTCTAGTGCAAGTAGGAGATtgttagggatatagtagatataccctagatccaatctcagatgtgatgatttgaacatatttttgtgaacattatttgatataaaaatatatggcatttgatattttttttatcataattattatcaattgcttgattaatttgataatgtccttgattaaattttgagacttgtcatcgtGATGGAGATCACTATTATGAGAGTGAAGTTTCTTATAGTTTAttctaaatttgttcttgatcgtaggattattaatttggacattggTAATCCGGTTAGagcaatatttatgtgatcgtctttatgggataaagattagttgatctcattaattaAATCACATAGGTAGATAATGCATATTGAGATATGATGATTGGACCGACTCATTgaataattcctaatggttagaattaccataaactgtcaataggatattctcttgaagaatgtgatgtaagagtttcctttgacctcAGATCATCATAGTAATTAACAACTTATTTATtatgctttgatactagacacctatgacCCTAGGGCGATAGTTAAAAGGATATTTGGTACGATTAAatgcttgtagaattagtgattaatcaagatggaatctgtcaactcttggtaatgggTTTAAGTTCCATGTTGTCGTGAATTATAAACGAtcaaattaagaccttggccagggcaattgaatgaaagaagaaaagaatttCTTAAGTCATTTAATGatcgattatatttgacatgaatacatagttggtcgcctattaggatttgacagttgaaccatatcttAGGGTGATCCAGAGCTATAAGTACAGAAGGAATtactacattattcttctacgggttcttgagagtaaattgtatacttatattctatccgg
This sequence is a window from Nicotiana tomentosiformis chromosome 5, ASM39032v3, whole genome shotgun sequence. Protein-coding genes within it:
- the LOC138892279 gene encoding secreted RxLR effector protein 161-like, which translates into the protein MTCTRPDVDYALGVTSRYQANPDEEHWKVVKTILKYLRRTKDQFLIYGDSELKLEEYTDASFYSDRDDSKSISGYVFTLNGGAVSWKSSKQAAVADLVTRA